A DNA window from Malus domestica chromosome 12, GDT2T_hap1 contains the following coding sequences:
- the LOC103414004 gene encoding uncharacterized protein yields the protein MASSLAFLQPLSNVSSSSTLLFLRNPHHIPSSSSSLKPSNFPKTLPFKSLTASFSLAESDSPKSFQPNGPSFQSFLQELADSFDLPPDYFAQLPNDLRLDLNDAAFDLSNGRVIDECGQELGETLLNLSRAWEQADTSTSHALASKLPGLEDSMTGNAKSAFGKRLVSAGRRFQSMGQYGQGELQKDSFDLPPDYFAQLPNDLRLDLNDAAFDLSNGRVIDECGQELGETLLNLSRAWEQADTSTSHALASKLPGLEDSMTGNAKSAFGKRLVSAGRRFQSMGQYGQGELQKVFYQLGGRLSWERA from the exons ATGGCTTCTTCTCTTGCCTTCCTTCAACCTCTCTCCAATGTCTCTTCCTCTTCAACCCTCCTCTTTCTCCGTAATCCCCACCAtatcccttcttcttcctcctccttaaaACCCTCCAATTTCCCCAAAACCCTCCCATTCAAATCCCTCACCGCCTCATTCTCCCTCGCAGAATCAGACTCCCCCAAATCTTTCCAACCCAACGGTCCAAGTTTTCAATCTTTCCTCCAAGAATTAGCC GACAGCTTTGATCTTCCACCGGACTACTTTGCGCAGCTTCCTAACGATCTCCGGCTCGAT CTGAATGATGCAGCATTTGATCTTTCAAATGGAAGGGTTATCGACGAG TGTGGTCAAGAGTTAGGAGAGACATTGTTAAATCTCTCTCGCGCATGGGAGCAAGCCGATACATCAACTTCCCATGCTTTAGCTAGCAAGCTCCCTGGGTTGGAGGACTCTATGACAGGCAATGCCAAATCAG CATTTGGAAAGCGTTTGGTTTCTGCCGGAAGAAGATTTCAGTCTATGGGACAGTATGGCCAAGGTGAACTGCAAAAG GACAGCTTTGATCTTCCACCGGACTACTTTGCGCAGCTTCCTAACGATCTCCGGCTCGAT CTGAATGATGCAGCATTTGATCTTTCAAATGGAAGGGTCATCGACGAG TGTGGTCAAGAGTTAGGAGAGACATTGTTAAATCTCTCTCGCGCATGGGAACAAGCCGATACATCAACTTCCCATGCTTTAGCTAGCAAGCTCCCTGGGTTGGAGGACTCTATGACAGGCAATGCCAAATCAG CATTTGGAAAGCGTTTGGTTTCTGCCGGAAGAAGATTTCAGTCTATGGGACAGTATGGCCAAGGTGAACTGCAAAAG GTTTTCTATCAACTAGGAGGTCGATTATCATGGGAGCGAGCTTAG
- the LOC103451088 gene encoding LEAF RUST 10 DISEASE-RESISTANCEUS RECEPTOR-LIKE PROTEIN KINASE-like 2.4 gives MISSACFATMLVKSIWLTCAVAFAISFAICDAKGKKHCPPVSCGDLHNIRYPFRLNGSSSDQNCLNHPAVLSCQHNNTILNLYNGTYYVRKINYDDHTIHLVDPGLLSDTCPPRPLRTLTTRNFSAIDRYQAYGYGANDYLVFFDCQFPVESLDYVKYNCNTSSATSYSYIVEGPFEVDFFFTREGGMACDMGTTILALLEEIGNFTLSSIHDKLQRGFKLSWERFLCGSRYQSFHCFLESLNPGFIAAAKITGWNLIARWVLGIIVLLGFCGRKLYWRKFLKEDDDAVEEFLYAYKNLMPRRYSYSDIKKMTRNLKDKLGQGGFGSVFKGLLQDGHLVAVKMLSGTKGKGQDFISEVATIGRIHHVNVVQLIGFCSEGSKRALVYDFMPNGSLDKYIFSEKEKNVILSWDVMHEIALGVARAIEYLHQGCDMQILHFDIKPHNILLDENFAAKISDFGLARFYPRDNNTVSLTAVRGTFGYMAPELFYRSIGGVSKKADVYSFGMLLLEMAGRRKNLNAHAQNSSQIYFPSWIYEQLQKGLSIEIENACESDKKVTKRMLMVALWCIQLKPADRPCMSKVVEMLEGEVEALQMPPKPFFCPQQMPMEDPSDETDVDEESSLLHDSATGTAASIPEIIILGRRRNYS, from the exons ATGATCTCAAGCGCTTGCTTCGCAACAATGCTCGTTAAAAGTATCTGGTTAACATGTGCTGTAGCTTTTGCTATTTCCTTTGCAATTTGTGATGCCAAGGGAAAAAAACACTGTCCGCCTGTTTCTTGCGGGGATCTCCACAACATTAGATACCCTTTTCGGTTGAATGGTTCTTCGTCTGATCAGAATTGTCTCAACCATCCAGCGGTATTATCATGCCAACATAACAACACCATTCTAAATCTCTACAATGGCACATATTATGTGAGGAAAATCAACTATGATGATCATACAATTCATCTTGTGGATCCTGGTCTGCTAAGCGATACTTGCCCCCCTCGGCCACTCCGCACTTTAACAACGCGTAACTTCAGCGCAATAGATCGATACCAGGCATATGGTTATGGGGCCAACGATTACTTGGTTTTCTTTGATTGCCAGTTCCCAGTTGAGTCCCTGGACTACGTAAAATACAATTGCAATACCTCTTCTGCGACTTCATATTCTTATATTGTAGAAGGACCTTTTgaggttgattttttttttactagagAGGGGGGTATGGCTTGTGATATGGGCACAACCATTCTTGCCTTGTTAGAAGAAATCGGGAACTTCACTTTATCTTCCATCCACGATAAGTTGCAAAGGGGATTTAAGCTTTCATGGGAGAGATTTCTCTGCGGCAGCCGATACCAATCCTTCCATT GTTTCCTTGAATCTTTGAATCCTG GTTTCATAGCAGCTGCCAAGATCACTG GATGGAATCTGATAGCACGATGGGTACTTGGCATTATTGTTTTGTTGGGTTTCTGCGGCCGCAAACTGTATTGGAGAAAGTTCCTAAAGGAAGATGATGATGCAGTTGAAGAATTCTTGTATGCGTACAAGAATCTTATGCCGAGGAGGTATTCCTATTCAGATATTAAAAAGATGACACGTAATCTCAAAGATAAACTCGGTCAAGGAGGCTTTGGTTCTGTTTTCAAAGGGTTGCTGCAAGACGGTCATCTTGTTGCAGTAAAGATGTTGAGTGGTACCAAAGGCAAAGGGCAAGATTTCATCAGTGAAGTTGCCACAATAGGAAGAATTCATCATGTCAATGTGGTGCAACTAATTGGATTTTGTTCGGAGGGATCGAAAAGAGCTCTTGTTTATGACTTCATGCCTAATGGATCTCTTGACAAATATATCTTTTCTGAGAAAGAAAAGAATGTAATTCTTAGTTGGGATGTAATGCATGAGATAGCTCTCGGTGTGGCTCGTGCAATTGAATATCTACACCAGGGATGCGATATGCAAATTTTGCACTTTGACATCAAACCTCACAACATTCTTCTCGATGAAAACTTTGCTGCTAAAATTTCCGACTTTGGCCTTGCAAGATTTTACCCTAGAGATAACAACACCGTTTCTCTTACTGCTGTGAGAGGCACATTTGGATATATGGCTCCAGAATTGTTCTACAGATCTATCGGAGGAGTTTCAAAGAAAGCTGATGTGTATAGCTTCGGAATGTTGCTATTGGAAATGGCAGGACGGAGGAAGAACTTGAATGCACACGCACAAAACTCAAGCCAAATATACTTCCCTTCATGGATTTACGAGCAACTACAGAAAGGATTGAGCATTGAAATTGAGAATGCCTGCGAGTCTGATAAGAAAGTAACCAAGAGGATGCTTATGGTTGCATTGTGGTGCATTCAACTGAAGCCAGCGGATCGCCCTTGTATGAGCAAAGTTGTAGAGATGCTTGAAGGTGAAGTCGAAGCCTTGCAGATGCCGCCGAAACCTTTTTTCTGTCCCCAGCAAATGCCAATGGAGGATCCATCTGATGAGACGGATGTCGACGAGGAATCTTCCCTGTTACATGATAGTGCTACCGGAACCGCGGCCTCTATTCCAGAAATAATCATccttggaagaagaagaaattactCATAA